The Metabacillus sediminilitoris genome window below encodes:
- a CDS encoding MarR family winged helix-turn-helix transcriptional regulator, whose product MANSEELFEVSTKFSMFIKGISHEWNKRGYKLNITQFKLLYKLEKDGPQKVSELAQAIYITPAAVTGVTDQLLAEEYVKKERSSIDRRVVDITITSKGKAAIEEILKDQEKLMHMHFRKLSEEDIQHLKRIFTILNSNI is encoded by the coding sequence GTGGCTAATAGTGAAGAATTGTTCGAGGTCTCCACAAAGTTCAGCATGTTTATTAAAGGAATATCCCATGAGTGGAATAAAAGAGGTTATAAACTGAATATCACACAGTTTAAATTACTCTATAAATTGGAGAAGGATGGTCCACAGAAGGTTTCTGAGCTTGCTCAAGCAATATACATTACTCCAGCTGCCGTAACAGGTGTAACAGACCAACTACTAGCAGAGGAATATGTGAAAAAAGAGCGTTCAAGTATAGATCGCCGAGTCGTAGACATCACCATCACTTCGAAAGGAAAAGCAGCGATTGAAGAAATTCTGAAGGATCAAGAAAAATTGATGCATATGCACTTTAGAAAGCTTTCAGAGGAAGATATCCAACATTTAAAAAGAATTTTTACAATCTTAAATTCAAACATTTAA
- a CDS encoding MDR family MFS transporter, translating to MEHLSAKRKVSIMIAIMAAMFFAAINQTITSTAMPRIIAILDGMDYYTWTINIYLLTSTIATVLVGKLSDMYGRKPFLLIGILLFMLGAFLTGTSSDVYQFILYRGIQGIGAGIIQSSAFTAVGDLFPPRERGKWMGLLTAVFGFSSVLGPLLGGYLVDHLDWHWLFWIFLPVGIVAFVMIMMLFPKVQQKNVQSIDYLGSLFMTTTIVPLLLAFSWAGTEYEWASFQIIGLLIASLLSACIFVFVESKAKNPILPLHLFKNNVVTISNLIGFIMNFGMMGAMIYLSFFVQGVLGISPTYAGYVTMPMSIVMVFASAMTGQMMAKTGKYKRFAMIGVPIMIAGMAIMIFMDNVAMAVTSMIVFGIGLGLGMPVFSLATQNAVSHEELGVATASSQLFRNLGGTIGVAVMGTVMSNNLATNLKESMQSSSAATLTSLDPKVTEQMVAFANPQALMNKPLLEKTQESLPADVQQIFIQMIDSIRDALGQTLSTVFLTGTLVLVAAFILVFFLKEIPLRTSNEVTESTVRNDDEKKSLQFGN from the coding sequence ATGGAACATTTATCAGCGAAAAGAAAAGTATCGATCATGATTGCGATTATGGCTGCCATGTTTTTTGCGGCAATCAATCAAACGATCACTAGTACGGCAATGCCTCGTATTATTGCCATTCTAGATGGTATGGATTATTATACATGGACGATAAATATATATTTATTAACATCAACAATAGCCACAGTGCTTGTTGGAAAGCTTTCTGATATGTACGGACGAAAACCCTTTTTATTAATCGGGATTTTGTTATTTATGTTAGGTGCTTTCTTAACAGGGACTTCATCTGACGTTTATCAGTTTATTTTATATCGAGGGATCCAAGGGATTGGTGCAGGGATTATCCAATCATCTGCATTTACAGCTGTAGGAGACTTATTTCCACCACGTGAACGTGGCAAATGGATGGGATTATTAACAGCTGTATTTGGATTCTCTAGTGTACTTGGGCCATTATTAGGCGGCTATTTAGTCGATCATTTAGATTGGCATTGGTTATTCTGGATTTTCCTTCCGGTTGGTATTGTAGCATTTGTTATGATTATGATGCTCTTTCCAAAAGTTCAGCAAAAGAATGTTCAAAGTATCGATTACTTAGGTTCCCTATTTATGACAACAACCATTGTCCCTTTATTGCTTGCTTTCTCTTGGGCTGGTACCGAATACGAATGGGCATCCTTTCAAATTATCGGACTTTTAATTGCTTCACTTCTTTCAGCATGTATCTTTGTTTTTGTAGAATCAAAAGCAAAAAATCCAATCTTGCCACTTCACTTGTTTAAAAACAATGTCGTGACAATCTCAAACTTAATTGGTTTTATTATGAACTTCGGTATGATGGGTGCAATGATTTATCTCTCATTCTTTGTTCAAGGGGTATTAGGAATTTCACCTACTTATGCTGGATATGTAACAATGCCAATGTCGATTGTGATGGTTTTTGCAAGTGCAATGACTGGTCAAATGATGGCGAAAACTGGCAAATATAAACGCTTTGCAATGATTGGCGTTCCAATCATGATTGCAGGTATGGCGATCATGATCTTTATGGATAATGTCGCAATGGCTGTAACAAGCATGATTGTATTTGGGATAGGACTCGGATTAGGTATGCCAGTGTTCTCACTTGCCACTCAAAATGCTGTATCACATGAAGAATTAGGGGTTGCTACTGCATCTTCTCAATTATTCCGTAATCTTGGTGGGACAATTGGTGTTGCTGTAATGGGGACAGTTATGTCTAATAATTTGGCTACTAATCTTAAAGAGTCCATGCAATCATCTTCGGCAGCAACTCTTACTTCCTTAGATCCAAAAGTCACAGAACAAATGGTTGCATTTGCAAATCCTCAAGCATTAATGAACAAACCATTGCTTGAAAAAACACAAGAAAGCTTACCAGCAGACGTCCAACAGATTTTCATTCAAATGATTGATAGTATTAGAGATGCTTTAGGTCAAACATTATCAACTGTTTTCTTAACAGGTACTCTTGTTCTTGTTGCAGCCTTTATTCTTGTTTTCTTTTTAAAGGAAATCCCTTTGAGAACAAGTAATGAAGTGACGGAAAGTACAGTGCGTAATGATGATGAGAAGAAATCCCTGCAGTTTGGTAATTAG
- a CDS encoding YihY/virulence factor BrkB family protein, with translation MIKEFKEDRVTGLAAQQAYYYFLSLIPMLILLVSIVPYLNIDPNKALAFMDNVLAPETAQLIKDNILTIISNESGGLLTFGIIGTIWSASSGMDAFIRAMNIAYDVEETRSFIKIRLISIFLTLGLILSIVVALVFPIFGQVIFDFVQSFIPVSEQFEVIITILRWGIAGIVIIGFLMTLYLVAPNKRFPWKHVIPGAVFAALLWLVGSIAFSFYVSNFGNYTATYGSLGGVIVLMLWLFLTGLTFVLGGEINAVYHREKSQKLITQKAVSS, from the coding sequence ATGATAAAAGAATTTAAAGAGGACAGGGTGACAGGCTTAGCTGCCCAGCAAGCTTATTATTATTTTCTCTCTCTGATCCCAATGTTAATTTTATTAGTTTCGATTGTTCCATACTTGAATATTGATCCTAATAAAGCATTAGCTTTCATGGATAATGTCTTAGCACCAGAAACGGCTCAGCTGATCAAGGATAATATTCTCACTATTATTAGTAATGAAAGTGGGGGATTACTAACATTTGGTATTATCGGAACGATTTGGTCTGCATCAAGCGGGATGGATGCTTTTATCAGGGCAATGAATATTGCCTATGATGTTGAGGAGACAAGATCATTTATTAAAATTAGATTAATTTCAATCTTCTTGACGCTTGGATTGATTTTATCCATTGTTGTTGCCCTTGTTTTTCCAATTTTTGGACAAGTGATCTTTGATTTTGTTCAATCCTTTATTCCAGTCTCTGAGCAATTTGAGGTGATCATTACGATTTTACGCTGGGGAATTGCTGGCATTGTCATCATCGGATTTTTAATGACTTTATACCTTGTTGCACCAAATAAACGGTTTCCGTGGAAGCATGTGATACCTGGAGCTGTTTTTGCTGCTTTATTATGGCTGGTCGGTTCAATTGCCTTCTCATTTTATGTCAGTAATTTCGGGAATTATACCGCTACTTACGGAAGCTTAGGCGGAGTCATTGTCCTCATGCTATGGCTTTTCCTGACAGGACTCACCTTTGTGTTAGGTGGAGAAATTAACGCTGTTTATCATCGGGAAAAAAGCCAAAAACTGATTACGCAAAAGGCTGTTTCCTCTTAA
- a CDS encoding IS110 family RNA-guided transposase, which produces MDVIIERACGMDVHKDSITACILTPEGKEIQTFSTKTVFLLKLLDWIKEHNCSHVAMESTSVYWKPIVNLLESEGIEFLVVNAQHIKAVPGRKTDVNDAEWIAKLLRHGLIKASYIPNRDQRELRELVRYRRSIIQERARQQNRIQKVLEGANIKLGSVVSQIKGVSAMEMLRAIADGEDDPVKLASFARRTLKKKKEELELALRGYISPHQRMMLKTIITHIDFLTDQIEKVDNEIAERMSSYQDDVERLDSIPGVATRMAEQILAEIGTDVKNQFPSAAHMCSWAGLVPGQNESAGKRKSSKTKKGNKYLKSALQEAAHSVRGSKNYLGALYRRTAARKGTKRAAIVVSHAILRICYYLLTRKEMYVDLGEDYFDKQRAQSIVRHSLRRLESLGYTVSLTETEAS; this is translated from the coding sequence ATGGATGTAATCATTGAACGAGCATGTGGGATGGACGTTCATAAAGACTCTATCACCGCATGTATTCTTACACCAGAAGGAAAGGAGATTCAAACTTTTTCAACGAAAACCGTGTTTTTGTTAAAACTACTAGACTGGATTAAGGAACACAATTGTTCTCATGTTGCCATGGAAAGCACCAGCGTATACTGGAAGCCAATTGTGAATTTACTAGAAAGTGAGGGAATTGAATTTTTAGTAGTCAATGCACAACACATTAAAGCTGTTCCTGGACGGAAAACTGATGTAAATGATGCTGAGTGGATTGCGAAGCTTCTTCGTCATGGATTAATAAAAGCTAGCTATATTCCCAATCGAGATCAAAGAGAATTACGAGAATTAGTTCGATACCGTAGAAGTATCATTCAAGAACGGGCGAGACAACAAAATCGAATCCAAAAAGTGTTAGAAGGTGCTAACATTAAACTGGGTTCAGTTGTGTCACAAATTAAGGGTGTTTCCGCTATGGAGATGCTTCGTGCGATTGCTGATGGAGAAGATGATCCCGTAAAGCTCGCAAGCTTCGCTCGCAGAACATTGAAAAAGAAAAAAGAGGAACTAGAGTTAGCATTACGAGGCTACATTAGCCCTCATCAGCGAATGATGCTTAAAACAATTATCACTCACATTGATTTTCTTACAGATCAAATCGAGAAGGTTGATAATGAAATTGCAGAAAGAATGAGTTCTTATCAAGATGACGTTGAACGTTTAGATTCAATTCCAGGTGTCGCTACCCGTATGGCAGAACAGATTCTAGCTGAGATTGGAACTGATGTTAAAAATCAATTTCCAAGCGCTGCTCATATGTGTTCTTGGGCAGGGTTAGTTCCAGGACAAAACGAAAGTGCTGGTAAAAGAAAATCTTCCAAAACTAAGAAAGGGAATAAATATTTAAAATCAGCCTTACAAGAAGCAGCTCACTCAGTAAGAGGATCTAAAAACTACCTTGGGGCATTGTATCGACGTACAGCTGCCCGCAAGGGTACAAAACGCGCTGCTATTGTTGTCTCTCATGCCATATTGCGAATATGTTACTATCTTTTAACACGAAAAGAAAT